In Uranotaenia lowii strain MFRU-FL chromosome 2, ASM2978415v1, whole genome shotgun sequence, one genomic interval encodes:
- the LOC129743835 gene encoding nuclear receptor coactivator 6 isoform X2: MKQLILFAAVLITGVLSQGFLQPPPFRPPNIKAQRRQLTQQQQNHIFSDIQQHQHRFNLHANRPPSNVIIQPSIQLPLPQQQLNQRPFVNTNNPFQSNPPPPPLPPFNNKQLPPQVPPQNFRPPPSGRQPPHNGFGAQVNRFYIQQHHTQTSFIPNFLRILQQETRIPPPSLSLQQQQPRPVPNTLQPPLQQQLVHQQPPFFNGPQLNNQPFISGSFPPSDNAPFGVPRIPDPRPITSSVQNPFLQPPTFSAPQAPIPSQVRFPSNTPTAQAQALFQAAPIQQQFPSVQTIVQQPFDNHIRSEVLPLAQQPLQTPNFNPFANTVPQQPAFNNFAPVQQSLPVFVGPQPLNSQPGVFPQIQPAATSQPLVQQPPQQQQSFPVQNQPQLNFQQQQELEKRLKEESARIRELQEKQKVIQKHEQFLQKQYQKQQAKVQQLHEDFLKKQQKLINQQQQDYETIRKTPTVSSNIQQNEPAYGDRIVSDKTTTASFKRQNPTTAASITVSTTTEPHLAVIPLKHNNGKKEYTTITKTDLDSLLQSNRQNLLQSIRAEVTKPTKARTTKVKSTKALGREDLLKQLKLALAEQGPQDLGGKNFSSTDLVLPNGEKVQVIRTTDPEIIKRANANSEAVLTQQLDSPTTAKALSFEDIAKSGILPPGADFELIKQSEDGQVQEVAKIPPQKKVTFVYLEEQDDGSYKVQGVKGSNDKDTKTSGTEVDTILKRIKNGEIQLPPPSNKVVNAPILLEGPTTSTTTPRIVPVQKASSVTIIPHSTPIENHRTTNYVADHTIPRTVSSPVTSNYVSTASPSSPSSITAFPHSTYYGSTIPQTSTVVSTPSPITNFFSSEKSTNLFTGISSTYPTSTPPAPTVIPFSGSSTVQYSTRSENYNSPSTIAQQTASSNIFTQHATGKFDVVIPTVPTPDNSLTTQNLFKQTQLQQSKQSLPLIQHTTPRESLQQSQSQQQQTTSTNELPAILKKSGLFAMAKYLRQSGLDTILNETGPYTIFVPTDKAFRSLLVQLGGPEKAEEKFKNNPRLLSGLLLHHVIPGSFEIGTLQDEMTGVSLAGTQLRVNQYNMHDSEWNDVKVTTINGAMVVPDKQDIIIPQGIAHGVDRVMFPLPVGDILQTLQSDRERRFTHFLRALYASGMSDTLQNKGIKTYTVFAPTDVAFSHLSTDELNKLVTDKEQAEELVKKHVVPGTLFTAGMRFYQVKDAMAEGKTVTLQKSGGKIKINDGFLLTSNIPSTNGVIHAVDALL, from the exons ccaAACATCAAAGCTCAGCGAAGGCAGCTGACACAACAACAGCAAAATCACATATTCAGCGACATTCAGCAGCACCAGCATCGATTTAATCTGCACGCAAACCGACCGCCATCGAATGTGATAATCCAACCCTCTATTCAGCTGCCATTGCCGCAGCAGCAGCTTAATCAGCGACCATTCGTCAACACAAACAATCCATTCCAATCAAATCCGCCACCGCCACCACTACCACCattcaacaacaaacaattGCCCCCTCAAGTGCCACCCCAAAACTTCAGACCCCCGCCATCCGGCAGACAACCGCCACACAATGGCTTCGGAGCTCAAGTAAACCGATTCTACATCCAACAACATCACACACAAACCTCATTTATACCAAATTTTTTACGAATCTTACAGCAAGAAACACGAATCCCTCCACCATCACTATcactacaacaacaacaaccaagaCCTGTTCCGAACACGCTTCAGCCACCCCTACAACAACAATTAGTACATCAACAGCCTCCGTTCTTCAACGGACCCCAGCTGAACAATCAGCCCTTCATCAGCGGATCCTTCCCACCGTCGGATAATGCTCCCTTTGGAGTTCCTCGAATCCCCGATCCTCGCCCAATCACATCTTCCGTACAGAATCCCTTCCTTCAGCCTCCAACCTTTTCTGCACCGCAAGCACCGATCCCTAGCCAAGTGCGATTCCCCTCGAATACGCCAACTGCCCAAGCACAAGCACTCTTCCAAGCAGCCCCCATCCAGCAGCAATTCCCCTCGGTCCAAACGATTGTTCAGCAACCCTTCGATAACCACATCCGCTCCGAAGTCCTCCCACTCGCTCAACAACCACTACAGACTCCCAACTTCAACCCATTTGCCAATACAGTCCCTCAGCAGCCTGCCTTCAACAACTTCGCACCGGTACAGCAAAGCTTGCCAGTGTTTGTCGGCCCTCAACCACTAAACTCGCAGCCGGGAGTGTTTCCACAAATTCAACCCGCCGCCACTAGTCAGCCATTAGTTCAACAGCCTCCACAGCAGCAACAAAGCTTCCCCGTTCAGAACCAACCTCAGTTGAACTTCCAGCAGCAACAAGAGCTGGAGAAACGCCTGAAAGAAGAGAGTGCTCGCATCCGTGAGCTGCAAGAGAAGCAGAAGGTCATTCAGAAACACGAACAGTTCCTGCAGAAACAGTACCAAAAACAGCAAGCCAAGGTACAGCAATTGCACGAAGATTTCCTCAAGAAGCAACAGAAGTTGATCAATCAACAACAACAGGACTATGAAACTATCCGTAAAACGCCAACAGTATCGAGCAATATTCAACAGAATGAGCCAGCATACGGTGATCGTATTGTTAGCGATAAAACAACGACAGCTTCCTTCAAGAGACAGAATCCAACGACAGCTGCATCGATTACTGTGTCAACAACAACAGAACCTCACCTAGCAGTTATTCCGTTGAAGCATAACAATGGAAAGAAAGAATACACAACGATAACCAAGACCGATCTGGACAGCTTGCTGCAATCGAATCGCCAGAATCTGCTGCAATCAATCAGAGCAGAAGTAACAAAGCCTACTAAAGCTCGTACCACTAAAGTCAAATCGACAAAGGCTCTCGGACGTGAAGATTTGTTGAAACAGCTGAAACTTGCTCTAGCCGAACAGGGACCTCAAGATTTGGGAGGTAAGAACTTCAGCTCAACTGATCTGGTCCTACCTAATGGCGAAAAGGTTCAGGTCATCCGTACCACCGACCCTGAAATCATCAAGCGAGCAAACGCAAACTCGGAAGCTGTTCTGACTCAACAACTGGATTCTCCCACGACTGCTAAGGCACTCTCTTTCGAAGATATAGCCAAGAGCGGAATCCTCCCTCCGGGAGCTGATTTCGAATTGATCAAACAATCAGAAGATGGACAAGTTCAAGAAGTTGCCAAGATTCCCCCACAGAAAAAGGTAACTTTTGTCTACTTGGAAGAACAAGATGATGGCTCGTACAAAGTTCAGGGCGTAAAAGGAAGTAATGATAAGGACACAAAGACGTCTGGTACCGAAGTCGATACCATATTGAAGCGTATCAAAAATGGTGAGATCCAATTGCCCCCACCATCCAACAAAGTGGTCAATGCACCGATTCTCTTGGAAGGACCAACCACGTCCACCACCACACCACGCATTGTCCCAGTTCAGAAAGCCAGCTCTGTGACGATTATCCCTCACAGTACCCCAATTGAGAATCACCGCACGACTAACTACGTTGCAGATCACACAATCCCTCGAACTGTTTCATCCCCGGTCACCTCAAACTACGTGTCAACCGCATCCCCCTCAAGCCCCAGTTCAATAACCGCATTCCCCCATAGCACCTATTACGGTAGTACAATCCCACAAACCTCAACCGTTGTCTCGACCCCATCCCCCATCACAAACTTTTTCTCAAGCGAAAAATCGACCAATCTCTTCACCGGAATCAGTTCGACGTACCCCACGAGCACACCACCTGCACCGACTGTAATCCCATTTTCAGGCTCTAGCACTGTTCAATACTCTACCCGTTCGGAGAACTACAACTCCCCTTCGACTATCGCCCAACAAACAGCTAGCTCCAACATCTTCACCCAGCACGCGACCGGAAAATTCGACGTAGTCATTCCAACCGTCCCCACTCCGGACAACTCGCTGACCACCCAGAACCTATTCAAACAAACGCAGCTGCAACAATCCAAGCAATCGTTACCGCTGATTCAACACACTACACCGCGGGAGTCACTACAGCAGTCACAatcccaacaacaacaaaccacCTCGACCAACGAACTGCCAGCGATTCTCAAGAAAAGCGGACTATTTGCAATGGCCAAATACCTCCGACAGTCTGGCTTGGACACCATCCTCAACGAAACTGGTCCCTACACGATCTTCGTGCCAACGGACAAAGCCTTCCGAAGTCTCCTGGTGCAGCTGGGAGGACCGGAGAAGGCGGAAGAAAAGTTCAAGAACAATCCACGACTGCTGAGTGGC TTACTGCTTCATCACGTGATCCCCGGATCTTTCGAAATTGGCACCCTGCAGGACGAGATGACTGGAGTTTCGCTGGCCGGAACCCAGCTGCGGGTGAACCAATACAATATGCACGATTCCGAATGGAATGACGTAAAA GTAACAACAATCAACGGTGCCATGGTCGTGCCAGACAAGCAGGACATCATCATACCGCAGGGAATTGCGCACGGCGTGGATCGAGTAATGTTCCCGCTGCCAGTCGGTGACATCCTTCAGACGCTGCAGTCCGATCGGGAACGACGGTTTACCCACTTCCTTCGAGCACTTTACGCATCGGGAATGTCCGATACACTGCAGAACAAAG GTATCAAAACTTACACGGTGTTTGCGCCGACCGATGTCGCGTTCTCTCATCTGTCGACGGACGAGCTGAACAAGCTGGTCACCGACAAGGAACAGGCCGAGGAGCTGGTCAAGAAGCACGTCGTCCCGGGGACGCTCTTTACCGCCGGCATGAGGTTCTACCAGGTCAAGGATGCCATGGCCGAGGGGAAGACGGTGACGCTGCAGAAGAGTGGAG gtaaaatcaaaataaacgacGGTTTCCTGTTGACGTCCAACATTCCATCGACTAATGGCGTCATCCATGCGGTTGATGCTTTGCTGTAG